One Camelina sativa cultivar DH55 chromosome 3, Cs, whole genome shotgun sequence genomic window carries:
- the LOC104778848 gene encoding uncharacterized protein LOC104778848: MVRIARRSAESHEHNGRCRPYVSKFLAKEFEKASECQIRRSTNDSYEATLSGVSHRVSLTERTCTCQKWQICGIPCEHAYGVMIDRKFEFEYYVCFWFRTPMWRRNYTEGLVPQRGHAYWPSTNLPNVHRPPSPPQPGRKKGKECKKDKKRKKGPNESPSKKAPKKLKRIMHCGMCGEASHNSRFHSKKKSSKQISE, encoded by the coding sequence ATGGTCAGGATTGCCAGGAGATCTGCTGAGTCTCATGAACACAATGGGAGATGCAGGCCATATGTGTCTAAGTTCCTTGCCAAAGAATTTGAAAAAGCTTCCGAATGCCAGATAAGAAGGAGCACAAACGACAGTTACGAAGCTACACTTAGTGGAGTTTCTCATCGGGTAAGCTTGACTGAGAGGACTTGCACTTGTCAAAAATGGCAAATCTGTGGCATTCCTTGTGAGCATGCTTATGGAGTCATGATTGATAGGAAGTTTGAGTTTGAATACTATGTGTGTTTCTGGTTTCGGACACCTATGTGGAGGAGAAACTACACAGAAGGCCTTGTTCCACAAAGAGGACATGCTTATTGGCCATCTACCAACCTCCCTAATGTGCATAGACCACCATCACCACCGCAACCTGGGAGGAAGAAAGGAAAGGAGTGTAAGAAggacaaaaagaggaaaaaaggaCCAAATGAGTCTCCTTCGAAAAAAGCacctaaaaagttgaaaagaaTAATGCATTGTGGTATGTGTGGTGAAGCTAGTCACAATTCTAGGTTTCactcgaagaagaagtcttCTAAACAGATTAGTGAGTGA